GAACGCAAACAGGGGGACGGAACCACTGTTGTCGACATCAGCTTCCCCGAAGTAGAGAAATTTGACCGCCTGCCGGAGCCTTCCGCCGACGGCGTTTCTGCATTTGTTTCCATTATGGAAGGCTGTTCAAAATACTGTACTTTCTGCGTTGTACCCTACACCCGCGGCGAAGAAGTGAGTCGTCCGGCAACCGACGTATTGACCGAAGTCACGCAGCTGGCCGAACAGGGTGTGCGCGAGATCAACCTGCTGGGGCAAAATGTAAACGCCTACCGGGGCGAGATGCCCAATGGCGATGTATGCGACCTGGCAGAGCTGATCACCTATGTCGCCAGAGTAGAAGGTATTGACCGGATTCGCTACACAACATCTCACCCTGTCGAATTCTCGGACAGCCTGATAGACGTCTACAAAGACGTTCCGGAACTGGTTAGCCACCTGCACCTGCCGGTGCAGAGCGGTTCAGACAGAATATTGATGGCAATGAAGCGCGGTCATACGGCTATTGAGTACAAATCAAAAATCCGCCGCCTGCGGGCAATCCGGCCGGACATCAGCCTGTCTTCCGACTTTATTGTCGGCTTCCCCGGTGAAACCGAGCAAGAATTTGCCGCCACCATGAAATTGATTGAAGAAATCGGCTTTGACCACTCTTTCAGCTTCATCTACAGCGCCAGGCCCGGCACTCCCGCTGCAGACCTTCCGGACGAAACACCGGAAGAAGTGAAAAAGCAACGTCTGCAAATATTACAGTCCAGAATCAATCAGCAGGCTATGGAAATCAGCCGCAGAATGGTTGGCAAAATAGCCCGTGTGCTGGTGACGGGTATTTCCAAAAAAGATCCCGGCCAACTGCAAAGTCGTACCGAAAACAATCGCGTTGTCAATTTCCTGTGCAGCGATCACAAACTCATTGGCCAGTTTGTTGATGTCAATATTACCGAAGCACTACCAAATTCTCTGAGAGGCTCCCTGGTACGCTAGGGCCTGAAATCATTCATTAATAACTCTCCGGCATATTGTCATCTCCCTGAAACAACCATTATTTATATAGAATGGCTTCAGGTAGTGGATTTCCCGCAAAACCGGCAATCAAGTGTTTTCAGCCAGAGTCAAAGGATATATGCTAACCACAACGCCACAGTCGTAAGGAATTAATTGTTTGGCAAATTTGAATCATCAATCCGCCGCACAAACGATCACTCTCGAACCCAACGATGCCCGCCGCCTCGCAAACCTTTGCGGTCAATTTGACGAACACCTACGACTCATCGAACAACGCCTTGATATTGAAATTCGCAATCGCGGCAACCTGTTTGCATTCTACGGAGACAACAAAACCTCCAAGGTTGCTTGCGAGCTGATTTATAACCTCTACAGGGAAACAGAGAGCAACCCGTCTCTGGCACCAGACGAGGTACACCTTTTCCTTCAGCAATCTAGCATTGAGACGCGTATGGACAAAACCACCGCAAAATCAGCTGGCATCCCCCCCCAGGAAGCCACCCCCAACAATTCGGGAAATGTTGAAAACATCACTGTTATCCGCACTAAAAAAGGCAATATCAAACCCCGCGGAGTCAGTCAGCAGCGCTATGTACGATCCATCCAGACTCACGATATTAACTTCGGCGTAGGTCCTGCCGGCACAGGTAAAACCTACCTCGCGGTAGCCTGTGCCGTTGAAGCACTGCTTCGTGACGAGGTTGAAAGAATTCTGCTAGTTCGCCCGGCGGTTGAAGCCGGAGAAAAACTGGGGTTCCTGCCCGGCGACCTGAGTCAGAAAGTAGACCCCTACCTGCGCCCACTTTACGATGCTCTTTATGAAATGCTGGGCGCAGAAACCGTGTGCAAACTGATAGATCGCGGTGTTATCGAGATTGCACCGCTGGCCTATATGCGCGGACGCACACTGAACGGTTCTTTCATTATCCTTGACGAGAGCCAGAACACGACCTGTGAACAAATGAAAATGTTTCTCACCCGAATCGGGTTCGGTTCAACGGCCGTCATCACAGGGGATACATCACAAATAGATTTACCTCGTGGCACACGCTCCGGCCTGTTACAGGTCTGTGAAGTGCTAAAAGATGTTGAAGACATCAGCTTTTCTTTCTTTACCTCGAAAGACGTCGTTCGGCACCCGCTGGTCCAGCAAATTGTCGATGCTTACGACAATTTTCAGGAAGACAGCAACTAGGCTCTATTGGCATAAAATGAAGCTTGACCTGTCTCTGGATAACGCCACCTCTTCCTGCTTGCTTCCCGATGAAGAGGATGTTCACCGATGGGCCTCAGCCGCCCTTGAAGGGCACTGCCCTGCTGCTGCGTTATCCATCCGAATTGTTGACGAGCAGGAAAGCGCCGACCTCAACCTCCATTATCGCCACAAACCCGGCCCGACTAATGTGCTGTCTTTCCCAGCAGAAATCCCAGGCGAAATTCTGCTCCAATTGGAGTTCCCGCCGTTGGGTGATCTGGCTATCTGTGCGCCAGTTATGGAAAGGGAAGCGGCACAACAGGACAAGGACATCGTGGCTCACTGGGCCCACATCGTTGTACATGGCTGCCTGCACCTCGTTGGTTATGATCATCTCAACGATACAGATGCCGACAAAATGGAACGTCAGGAAATCACCCTTCTCAAAGGGTTCGGCTTTTCGAATCCGTATGAACAGCACAACTCACCATCGAACAAACACCTATTACCGCAAGGAGCGGACGAAGCAACATGACCGAAGACGACTCGAGTAGCCAGCAGGAAAAATCCTGGCTGGGCAAGCTGGCCGACGCTTTCTCTTCAGACCCGCAGTCCCGCGAGGATCTGGCCCAAATACTACGCGCCGCCTATGAAAACAACCTGATCGATAATGACGCTCTGGAAATTATTGAGGGCGCGCTTAAGGTTTCGGACCAGCAAGTCAGGGAAATCATGATCCCGCGCTCAAAAATGGTACTGATCCGGCGTGAAGATTCCCTGGAAACCGTACTTAACACAGTCATGGAATCCAACCACTCGCGCTTTCCTGTTATTGGGGAATCTGCCGATGATGTGCGTGGCATTTTACTGGCAAAGGAGTTATTGCCTCTGGTGCTCGGTGGCCGGGAAAACTTTGATATCGACAAGGTTATACGCGCTGCGGCCATTATTCCGGAAAGCAAACGTCTGAATGTTTTACTGCGTGAGTTTCGCGAGCAGCGTTACCACATGGCCATTGTTGTTGACGAATACGGCGGCGTTGCCGGCCTGGTGACCATTGAAGATATCCTGGAGGAAATTGTCGGCGACATCGAAGACGAAACCGATGCCGAAGAAACCAGTATGATTCGGCTTCAGGACAGCGGCAGTCATCTCGTAGAGGCACTGACCCCCATAGAAGACTTTAACGAGTTTTTTGATGCAGGCCTCAGTGATGAGGAGTTCGACACAATCGGAGGCCTCATTGTGCAGGCATTTGGTCGCCTGCCCGTTGTCAACGAATCGATTGAAATAGAACAATTCAGTTTCAGAATCGTCGAAGGTGACAGCAGGCAAGTCAAGCTGCTCGAAGTCAACCCTTGCGAGCCGGGTTACTCCGGCATCTAACAACAGTCTGATCACCCCCGGACGACAACCTGCATGCGACACAGAATGGTTATCAATACAGCTCGCAGGGTAAATTCTGCCGCATTGTTACTCGGCGCATTGATGACCTTATCCCTGTCTCCCTGGAATTGGTGGTGGATAGGCATGGTATCGGCGGCGGGGTTGCTACTATTGCTGAAAAATACATCAGGCAATTTATTCTGGTGTTGCTTCTGGTATGGCATGGGGCTTTTCGGCACAGGGGCCTCCTGGGTGTTTATCAGCATTCACGAGCACGGTAATGCATCCGTCACCCTGGCTGCCACACTGACACTGTTGTTTATCATGGCACCCGCGATCTCTTTTGCCCTTCCCATGAGCCTGTTTCGCTGGTGTAACAAACATTCTGTTACGGCCATTTTTGCTTTTCCATGCCTCTGGGTGATTGCCGAATGGTTCCGTAGCTGGCTTTTGTCCGGCTTTCCCTGGCTCTACTTCGGTTACGGTTTCATCGACACCTACCTGGCAGGCTGGGCACCGGTGGGCGGTGTATTGACGATCAGCTGGATCGGTATCTTTTGCGCTGCCGCGCTGACACAGGCAACCAATGTCCAGCGCCACAGCACTGCCCTGATAGCCTACTCCACCTTAATGGCCATACTCTGGATCGCTGGCTGGTATTTCAGCAGTCTCCCCTGGACCAGCGCGCTCACCCAAAATGTCAGCATTGGTATCATTCAGCCCTCCCTGCCGCTTTCCGTGAAGTGGGACAAACACAAACTCAACGATATTCTTAACCTTTATCAGAGGCAAACCCGCCAATTACTGGAACAGGATATTATTGTCTGGCCTGAGTCTGCCATTCCCCAGCTACAGCACAACGTCAGGGATTTTCTGAACGGTATTGATACCTTGGGGCAGCAAAGCCAGACCGCTATTATCACTGGCATACCAACACAAAACTCCGAAAATGGCCGCTATTACAACTCGGTCATTGCTCTTGGCACAGCCAAGGGCACTTACCACAAACAGCACCTGGTTCCCTTTGGTGAATACATCCCGCTGGAAAACTGGCTGCGGGGCACGATCGATTTTTTTGATCTGCCAATGTCTCAGTTTAGCTCCGGTCCCGAAAATCAGCCTCTGATCAAAGTTGGAGCGCTGAATATCAGCAGCGCTATTTGTTATGAAATTGTTTTCCCCGAACTGGTTGCGCGATCGGCAGCCAACGCAGAAATACTTCTAACCCTCAGCAATGACAGCTGGTTTGGCGATTCCCTGGGCCCTAAGCAGCATCTGCAAATGGCCCGCATGCGAGCACTGGAGAATGCCAAACCACTGATCCGGGCAACCAATGACGGACTCACTGCTCTGATAGACAAACATGGGAAAATCACCGCCTCGATACCGGCCTTTCAGCGGACTGTACTAACAGGTGAGATAACACCTCAACGCGGTCAGACTCCCTTCAACCGATGGCAGTCAATTCCCATTATCCTGCTCTCCCTGGCAACACTGGTTTTCGCGACGCTGCTGAACCGCAGATACTGACACCTCCCTGCACGCAGCATTACCTAACAAACCGTTGGCTTTCGCCTTCGAGCAGTTCAATACAAGGCAGACAGAAAATCAACAGCCTGCTAGGTGTCCCAGCAGAATTCCCCTATAATCCCGCCCTTGCCCGGTACAACAAACAGCACCGCACAAACACATCTGGACGACAATAAACAGCGTCCCAAATGTCATCGATACAACAGCGAGCGTTATGGATCAGCAATATCACCCCGAAAAAATTGAAGCCGCAACACAGCAGTTCTGGCAGGACGAAAAAAGCTTTCTGGTAACGGCAGACAAGAGCAAAGAAAAATACTACTGCCTTGCCATGTTCCCCTACCCCAGCGGCAAACTGCACATGGGGCATGTGAGAAACTACACCATTGCCGACGTGATCGCTCGCTATCACCGCATGCTGGGCAAGAATGTTTTGCAGCCAATGGGTTGGGATGCTTTCGGATTGCCCGCAGAAAATGCCGCCATTAAAAATAACACGGCTCCGGCAAAATGGACCTACGAAAATATCAATTACATGAAAACCCAGCTCAAACAACTGGGTTTCGGCTATGACTGGAGCCGTGAACTGGCTACCTGTCAGCCCGATTACTACCGCTGGGAACAGTGGTTTTTTACCCGCCTCTACGAAAAAGGTTTGGTCTACAAGAAGACCGCTGCTGTCAACTGGTGCCCCAACGACCAGACTGTACTTGCCAATGAGCAGGTTATTGACGGCTGCTGCTGGCGTTGCGATACAACGGTGGAGCGCAAGGAAATCCCTCAGTGGTTTATTAAGATTACAGCGTACGCCGAAGAGCTACTGAATGACCTCGACAAACTGGAGCAGTGGCCTGAGCAAGTTCGCACCATGCAGCGCAACTGGATTGGCAAGAGCCGCGGAGTTGAAATGACCTTTGCGCTTTCAGAACCGGTCGCCGAAATGGACAGCTTTGATGTCTACACCACCCGCCCCGACACCATCATGGGTATCACCTACGTCAGTCTGGCGGCAGAGCATCCCATCGCCCTGGCTCTGGCAAAAGATAACCCCGAACTCGCGGCCTTTATCTCCAGTTGCAAGGAAACTTCCGTTAAGGAAGCGGACATGGCCACCATGGAGAAGCGTGGTATGGCAACAGGTATTAACGCAACCCACCCCCTCACAGGCGAACAGGTGCCGGTTTGGGTGGGCAACTATGTGCTCATGGATTATGGCTCCGGTGCAGTGATGGCGGTACCCGCACACGACCAGCGAGACTTTGAGTTCGCCTCCAAATACAAGCTGCCCATCAAACAGGTTATTGCCCCCACCGAAGGCTCCGATAACATCTGCGATCTCGACTCATGTGCATTTACCGACAAGGGCGTGCTCATCAACTCCGGCGTCGACTTTGAAAACCTTGACGGACTTGACTTCGAACAGGCGTTCGATGCCATTGCCGCGCAACTTGAAAGCCTCGGCCGCGGCAAAGTCACTGTCAACTACCGACTGCGGGATTGGGGAGTTTCACGACAACGCTACTGGGGCTCTCCAATCCCTATGTTCAACCTCCCCGCAGGGGGCGAAATCCCGGTACCTGCCGACAGGCTTCCTGTGCGACTGCCGGAAGACGTCGAAATGGATGGCGTACAATCCCCCATAAAAGGCGATCCGGCGTGGCGAAAAGCTGAACTCAACGGGCAAGCTGTTGAACACGAAACGGATACCTTCGACACCTTTATGGAATCCAGCTGGTACTACGCCCGCTTTACCTGTCCCGATTATGACCAGGGCATGCTCGACAGCGACGCCGCCAACTACTGGCTGCCGGTAGATCAATATGTTGGTGGCATTGAACACGCTATTCTGCATCTGCTCTACGCCCGCTTCTTCCACAAGCTGATGCGCGATGAAGGACTGCTCAACTCCGATGAGCCATTTACCAGACTGCTCTGCCAGGGCATGGTGCTAAAAGACGGCGCAAAAATGTCGAAGTCAAAAGGCAATACGGTTGATCCGCAGCAACTGATCAACAGTTACGGCGCTGATACCGTAAGATTGTTTACCATGTTTGCTGCACCACCAGAGCAATCACTGGAGTGGAATGACAGCGCAGTAGAAGGGGCCAACCGCTTTTTGCGCAAACTGTGGAAAACAGTTTATCAACACAGGCAAGCCAGTCAGCCAGTCAATCCGGACTTCACCAGTCTCAACGAATCACAAAAGAACCTGCGCCGAAAAACTCATCAGACCATTGTCAAGGTTACTGACGATTACGGTCGCCGACAAAGCTTCAACACTGCCATTGCAGCGACGATGGAACTGCTTAATGATGTCAGCCGCCTGAACGACCAATCCACCCAGGGGATTGCCGTGATACAGGAAGCTCTGGAAACCGCCGTACTCGTTCTGGCACCCGTTGCGCCGCATATATGTCATGCTCTCTGGATCGCATTGGGTCACAACACCCCGGTGATTGATGCCAGCTGGCCTCAGGTTGATGAAACCGCACTGACAAAAGAAACTCAAACCATCGTGGTTCAGGTGAACGGCAAAGTAAGAGGGCAATTGGATGTGTCCGCCGACTCGGACAAGGATACCCTGGAAAAGCTGGCTTTGGCACACGAAAACGTACAGCGCTTTACGGCAGGACAAAGCATCCGTAAAGTAATCGTGGTACCCGGCAAACTAGTCAATGTGGTTGCCAACTAGAAGACAATAAAGGAATTTTCATGAACAACTTATTTCGCAGTGGTATTGCCCTTATTCTGTCTGTTCTGCTCGTCAGCGGTTGCGGCTGGCACCTCCGCGGCCATAACGATGCGTTGCAGAATGTTCAAAGCGTCCACATTAGTGGTCGCAACCTGCAAAGCCCGTTGATCCAAACACTTAAACGGGATCTGAAATCCATCGATGTCGTTCTGTCAACAGATGCAGCCTCAGCACAATACAGCATTATCATCCTCGATGAGCGCTCCAGCCGCCGCACAGCAACCGTTAGCGCCAGCGCCCGTGTTGCCGAATACCAACTTACCGAAGAGGTCGACCTGTTGATTCTGGGTGCTGATGGCATCCAGCAAATGCCCAGAACCACTCTGACACTGGAGCGTGTGTTTGAGTTTGATGAAGACAACGTGCTGGCAAAAGATGACGAAATGGAATTGTTGAGACACGAAATGCGCGCTAACCTGTCCCGGCAAATTATTGACCGCTTACGCCTAATAAGCAGCAGACCGGCAAATGCAAAGCCTGCTGTGACTGAAGATGCGCCTGAAAGCTGAACAACTCGACAACCACCTTTCGCGAGACGCTCTGGCATCCGTTTACCTGATCAGCGGTGACGAATCACTGCTCGTGCAAGAGGCCTCGGATCAAATCAGAGCATCAGCTGTTGAGCAGGGCTTCGCTGATCGCGAACTGTTCCACACAGACAGCAACTTTGACTGGAATCAGGTTCTCACTGAAGCAAACAGCCTATCGCTGTTTTCCGCCAAGAAGATTCTTGAAATCCGACTCACCAATGGCAAGCCCGGCGATAAAGGGTCCCGACTCATACAGGAATATCTCGACAACCCCAACCCGGACACACTGTTGCTGATGATCGCCCCCAAGCTGGATGCCAGTAGTGTTCGTAGCAAGTGGGTCAAACTCATTGAGTCTACGGGTATATTTATCCAGATCTGGCCCGTCACGCCAGCACAGCTGCCACGCTGGATCGGCAACCGATTGAAACTGGCGGGTATTCGCGCCAATTCCCAAGCCATTGAAATTCTGGCCGACCGGGTAGAAGGCAATCTATTGGCCGCAGTGCAGGAAATTGAGAAACTCAAACTACTGGTGCCTGATGGTGACGTGGACGCCAAAACCATGTCCACCGTGGTTGCTGACAGCGCTCGCTACGATGTTTTCTCTCTGGTGGACAAGGCGCTCGCTGGCGACGCGCAAAGTGCCAGCAGAACCCTGCGCGGACTCCGGGACGAAGGCAGTGAAGCAACGGTTATCCTCTGGTCCCTGACCAGAGAGATTCGCACGCTGCTAACCGTGTCCGAAGCTCATAGCCAGGGTGAACATCTTGACTGGGCGCTGAAGAATGCAGGGGTGTGGGACAAGCGAAAGCCCCTGGTAAAGAGTGCCGCCCGCCGTCTCAGACCTGCTACGCTGAGGCAAATGCTGCGCCTGTGTGGCGGCATTGACCGCGCGATCAAGGGCATGCGCGTTGCAAACCCCTGGGATGATTTGAGCACTCTGGTGTTGATGCTATCCGGCTCCAATAGCCTGCACCCACAAAATCTTCGCTTTTCCCTGCAAGACAGTTAACCTCCTTACTGGCCATTCTCCATGCGGGTTGTTTATACTCCATCATAAGCAGGCCAGTTTCTGTTGACTCATTGTGAGGGCTAGATCATGGCATCAAAAAGCAAGAGCGCACCAAAGAGCACAAAAAAGAGCGCCACAAAAAAAACCTCATCTGCCAAAAAAAACACCGGCAATGAAGATAGCTCCCTACTGGACAGTCTCCTGGAAGGCAACTTTGGCTCACTGTTGGGCGGAGTAAAAAACATTCCCGGCCAGGCCATGAAAATAGCGACTGAAATGACCTGGGATCAGGCTGCCAAACTGATGAAGCACTCCCCCGAGCAAATGGAGCGGATGGGCAAGGCGGGAACATCACTCAAGGACCTTCGCGAAGTAACAGGGTTAACCATTGCCGAACTTTCTGAAGCGATAGACCTGAAAAACCCCGACTTACTAAAAGCGGTAGAAGAAGGTAAAACCGCATTACCTTTCGAAATCATTCTTCGTCTGGCCTCATTTTATGCACGTAACGACCCTATCCCTTTTATTCTTCGTTACGCCAACACCTACAATCCCCGTATTGCAAACCTGCTAAAAAAACTGGGCCTGCACCGGCTCACCATGCAGGCTGAGCGAGAAGTTCTGTTTCTGAACATTTATCGCAGTCAGGACGCCAGCAGAAAATTGTCTGATGAAGGCTTTGAAAGGGTTCGTGCATTTACGCAACAAGCCTTTGAAATGTCTCTTCACTTTGTGGCAGAGCAGGAACACATCGTTACCAGTAACGGTAGTACAGAAAAAAACAAAAGCGGTAACAGTACGGACGGCGGAACGGCAAAAAAGCCAGGGTAATAACCTCCACCATTAACCAATTCGCAACCACAGCAAGCACCGTTTGTTACGGCACACTCGCACCTTGTTGAAAAGCGCGGATACTATTCTTTTTTCTCGGCAACTTGCTCCAGCCTTGTTGCGCTCCGCGTCACAAAAATCGAACGCGCTATTCAGCCATAAGGTTTCCTTAAGTTTTACACCCTATTGTGCACCGGTAAGGATAACGATCGGAGTATCAACATGCCTGTGCCAGCAAGCTCACAACTCAACAGCAACCACACTGCTGCGCGCCAAGCAAGCACGGACCCTCGCGCATTTCAGTTACACTCCCGCCAGTCAGTAGAACGAATCCGGCTGGAATCCTATATCTCCAGCAAATATCACCAGGTTCACGAGGCGTCCATCTCTGAATTTCTGCCGCTCCTGCTTGAAATGCGAGGAATACAAACCGAAGGCTGCCTGGGATTAAGGCCCGGTTGTTTCAAGCCCATGTTTCTCGAGCAATACCTGAAATCACCTGTCGAGCAACAGGTCGCGCGACTCACTCAGCAACCGATTGACCGCCACGCCCTGGTAGAGGTAGGCAATCTGGCTGCAACAAGAAAGGGGTCATGGATACCATTGTTTGTTGTTATGTCTATGGCACTGTACGAAGCAGGCTTTGAATGGATGGTATTCACCGTTACACAAGAAGTTGAACGACTGATGCACTTTCTGAACTTTCAACCACGCTACCTTGCCCCGGCTGACCCCGTTTGCCTTGAGAACAACCAGCAGCTTTGGGGACGTTATTACGAACACAATCCCCGCGTCATGGTTGGCAATTTGCGCTGCGCCGCCATCACGGTAAAGGAAAAAACAACCCTCGCATCAATAGCTCACCATCACAGCCAGGCAATAGAGACGATCGCCGAATCCCTGCTGAACTACCGCCGTTTACCGGAAACGTTAAAGTGATGATCAGTATTTTAAACAGGCTGACGTGTATTGCAGATAATCTACCGGAAAATCAGCCCGCACTCACCGATGGTATCTCCAGCCTGTCTTATAAAACGCTGGTGGAGCGTATCGAACAGGTCTCGCGCTGGCTGCAAAAAAGCGGGATTCAATCACTTGCGCTTTATGGCGACAACAGTATCGACTGGGTAGTCACGGATCTGGCATGCCAGCAGGCAAATGTTGTCTGTATCCCGCTGCCAACTTTTTTCAGTGTCAAACAAATCCGCCGCTGCCTGGAAGCGGGTGGGATTCGAACGGTACTCAATCAGCCGGACAGTAAATTCCAGAGGGTCGATCTGCCGATTCAGGCACAGATATCACTTGCCGACATTGGCATTGCATCCGGTTTCGAGCTACTAACTCTATCCGCCAAGAAAACGGCCGAGCTTCCTGACAAGACCCGGAAAGTCACATTCACCTCCGGTTCAACCGGAGCACCCAAAGGTGTCTGCCTCAGCACAAATCAGCAATGGCGGGTTGCTGAATCCCTCGCCAACACCATAGGCATTAATCAACCAAGACATTTGTGTCTGCTGCCCCTGAGCACGCTGCTCGAAAATATTGCCGGCATATACACGCCTCTGCTGAGTGGTGGCACCATACTGCTACCAGGCGATGCAGAACGGGGTATGTCCGGCAGTTCAAGCATCAATGTCTCTGCCTTACTGCAATGTATCGACAAAACCTCGCCAACAACCATGATCCTGATCCCTCAGTTGCTCACGGCACTCACTGCCGCCTGCCAACAGGGCTGGCAGCCACCAGCGTCATTACAGTTTGTAGCCGTTGGCGGGGGCAGGGTTTCCCCTGAATCTATCCGTCTCGCCCGTCAGTACGGATTGCCGGTATTCCAGGGCTACGGTCTGTCCGAATGTGGCTCGGTGGTGGCACTCAATACAGCAGATCGCAACAGTAACGATGCTGTTGGAGCGGCACTGCCCCACTGCTCTGTCACGATAGAAAACTCGGAGATTGTTGTGTCCGGCGCCAGCCACCTGGGTTACCTGGGAGAACCGGACAGCTGGTACCCGGACAAAGTCTACACCGGCGACAAGGGGGAATTCGTCAACGGGTTACTGCATGTCAATGGTCGCCTGAAAAACCTTTTGATCACCAGCTTTGGACGCAACGTGAGTCCGGAGTGGGTTGAATCGGAACTGATGTCACAACCACTACTGAGTCATTGCATGATAGTGGGTGACGCCAGACCATACCTGACCGCCTTGATCAGTGCACCGGCCCAGATCGCAGACGCAACCATTGAGGCATGGGTGCAGCACACCAATGAAAAGCTCCCCGACTATGCCAAAGTTGCGTGCTGGATAAGAGTTAATGGCGGGCAGCTACAGCCTTACACCACAGCAAACGGCCGACTAAAACGCCAATGTGTAGAAAACAAATTTTCAGCATTACTTGATGAATGCTATGAACAAGCACCGTTGCTTTCCCAACAAAATCAGTAAGCCGTTCGAGAAACCACGCAGGATCCGCTATGAACTTTTACGACAAACTCAATATTGCCACCACTGATGAGCGCGAATACCTGCTGGCGGCACCCATCATTCAAAACTGCCTCTCCGGTGATATCAAGCTGCAAGACTACGTTGCCTTTTTGCAGCAAGCCTACCACCATGTAAAGCACACTACCCCGCTGCTGATGGCCACGGGTTCACGTCTACCTGAATCGAAGGAATGGCTGCGCAACGCAGTTGCCGAATACATCGAAGAAGAGCTCGGACATCAGGAGTGGATTTTGAATGACATCGCTGCCTGCGGCTACGACAAGGAAAAGGCGCGTCATTCCACCCCCAATTTTTCCACTGAGCTGATGGTGTCATACGCTTATGACACCATCACCCGAATCAGTCCGTTAGGATTTTTTGGCATGGTGCAGGTGCTCGAAGGAACCAGTATTGCTATTGCCGACGCGGCAGCAAGCAACATACAAATAGCGCTTGATTTACCCGGCAACGCCTTCAGCTATCTGAAATCTCACGGCGCGCTTGACCAGGAGCACATCAAATTCTTTGAGGGCCTGATGAATCAGATCTCTGACCCGAATGAGCAAAAACTGATTATTCATACCGCGGGTCGTTTTTATCGCTTGTACGGCGATATTTTTCGAGAACTGTCGGCAGAGCAAGCCCAATTGATTGCGGCGTAGGCGAGCACAAGATGAAAAACAACCGACCGATAACACCGTTAATCAGGCAGCAGCTTATCTGGCCAGCAGTGCTTTTGCTGGCGCTCATCGCAAATCTGTCACAAGCCGCTGCATCGGTTACGCAAACCAGGGCGCGCTGTCTTTCGTGCCACAGTATCGACACCGGAGTCGATAGCGGAACCGATAGTCCAACCGCAGATTTTCCTGGACCACAACTCGGCGGGTTTTCAGAAAAATACATCGCCGAACAACTGAAAAACTTTCAATCTGGCCTGAGAGGGGCCGGAAATCCATCGGCAAATGCCATGAGCAAAG
This genomic stretch from Pseudomonadales bacterium harbors:
- a CDS encoding AMP-binding protein encodes the protein MMISILNRLTCIADNLPENQPALTDGISSLSYKTLVERIEQVSRWLQKSGIQSLALYGDNSIDWVVTDLACQQANVVCIPLPTFFSVKQIRRCLEAGGIRTVLNQPDSKFQRVDLPIQAQISLADIGIASGFELLTLSAKKTAELPDKTRKVTFTSGSTGAPKGVCLSTNQQWRVAESLANTIGINQPRHLCLLPLSTLLENIAGIYTPLLSGGTILLPGDAERGMSGSSSINVSALLQCIDKTSPTTMILIPQLLTALTAACQQGWQPPASLQFVAVGGGRVSPESIRLARQYGLPVFQGYGLSECGSVVALNTADRNSNDAVGAALPHCSVTIENSEIVVSGASHLGYLGEPDSWYPDKVYTGDKGEFVNGLLHVNGRLKNLLITSFGRNVSPEWVESELMSQPLLSHCMIVGDARPYLTALISAPAQIADATIEAWVQHTNEKLPDYAKVACWIRVNGGQLQPYTTANGRLKRQCVENKFSALLDECYEQAPLLSQQNQ
- a CDS encoding thermostable hemolysin — translated: MPVPASSQLNSNHTAARQASTDPRAFQLHSRQSVERIRLESYISSKYHQVHEASISEFLPLLLEMRGIQTEGCLGLRPGCFKPMFLEQYLKSPVEQQVARLTQQPIDRHALVEVGNLAATRKGSWIPLFVVMSMALYEAGFEWMVFTVTQEVERLMHFLNFQPRYLAPADPVCLENNQQLWGRYYEHNPRVMVGNLRCAAITVKEKTTLASIAHHHSQAIETIAESLLNYRRLPETLK
- a CDS encoding DNA polymerase III subunit delta, which gives rise to MRLKAEQLDNHLSRDALASVYLISGDESLLVQEASDQIRASAVEQGFADRELFHTDSNFDWNQVLTEANSLSLFSAKKILEIRLTNGKPGDKGSRLIQEYLDNPNPDTLLLMIAPKLDASSVRSKWVKLIESTGIFIQIWPVTPAQLPRWIGNRLKLAGIRANSQAIEILADRVEGNLLAAVQEIEKLKLLVPDGDVDAKTMSTVVADSARYDVFSLVDKALAGDAQSASRTLRGLRDEGSEATVILWSLTREIRTLLTVSEAHSQGEHLDWALKNAGVWDKRKPLVKSAARRLRPATLRQMLRLCGGIDRAIKGMRVANPWDDLSTLVLMLSGSNSLHPQNLRFSLQDS
- a CDS encoding helix-turn-helix transcriptional regulator; its protein translation is MASKSKSAPKSTKKSATKKTSSAKKNTGNEDSSLLDSLLEGNFGSLLGGVKNIPGQAMKIATEMTWDQAAKLMKHSPEQMERMGKAGTSLKDLREVTGLTIAELSEAIDLKNPDLLKAVEEGKTALPFEIILRLASFYARNDPIPFILRYANTYNPRIANLLKKLGLHRLTMQAEREVLFLNIYRSQDASRKLSDEGFERVRAFTQQAFEMSLHFVAEQEHIVTSNGSTEKNKSGNSTDGGTAKKPG
- a CDS encoding leucine--tRNA ligase, with translation MDQQYHPEKIEAATQQFWQDEKSFLVTADKSKEKYYCLAMFPYPSGKLHMGHVRNYTIADVIARYHRMLGKNVLQPMGWDAFGLPAENAAIKNNTAPAKWTYENINYMKTQLKQLGFGYDWSRELATCQPDYYRWEQWFFTRLYEKGLVYKKTAAVNWCPNDQTVLANEQVIDGCCWRCDTTVERKEIPQWFIKITAYAEELLNDLDKLEQWPEQVRTMQRNWIGKSRGVEMTFALSEPVAEMDSFDVYTTRPDTIMGITYVSLAAEHPIALALAKDNPELAAFISSCKETSVKEADMATMEKRGMATGINATHPLTGEQVPVWVGNYVLMDYGSGAVMAVPAHDQRDFEFASKYKLPIKQVIAPTEGSDNICDLDSCAFTDKGVLINSGVDFENLDGLDFEQAFDAIAAQLESLGRGKVTVNYRLRDWGVSRQRYWGSPIPMFNLPAGGEIPVPADRLPVRLPEDVEMDGVQSPIKGDPAWRKAELNGQAVEHETDTFDTFMESSWYYARFTCPDYDQGMLDSDAANYWLPVDQYVGGIEHAILHLLYARFFHKLMRDEGLLNSDEPFTRLLCQGMVLKDGAKMSKSKGNTVDPQQLINSYGADTVRLFTMFAAPPEQSLEWNDSAVEGANRFLRKLWKTVYQHRQASQPVNPDFTSLNESQKNLRRKTHQTIVKVTDDYGRRQSFNTAIAATMELLNDVSRLNDQSTQGIAVIQEALETAVLVLAPVAPHICHALWIALGHNTPVIDASWPQVDETALTKETQTIVVQVNGKVRGQLDVSADSDKDTLEKLALAHENVQRFTAGQSIRKVIVVPGKLVNVVAN